CCATTATCACAAACGAAAATTAATACGGCTTATTTACAATTCGGAGCGCAGCGCTTGAGAATTTCCTTAGACAGTTTGCTGACCCTATTTAGTGCTTCCGCAATGCTTGTAGGATGGGCTTTAGCCACCATGCCAGTTACGGGATCATAAGTTCCAGCCCACTTATTGTCCCAATCTTGTCTCTTTTTAGCACATGCTTTCGCTTCATTGAGATCAAAAAGCACCTTCTTGCAATCACTCCAGTTGCTATAATCAGGAGGTCTATTATTGTTATTGCAGTTATCTTTATATTCGTTATATTCATTATCCTTTTGTACGGATTCTGTTGGCGATAATGTTCGGGGCGGAGAAGTCGGCGCCACTGCAGCCATCGGGCCAGAATAAGCGTCTGGCAATACCTGATTCTGCCACCACCAAGTCGCGGCACCAGCAACAGCCATATCGGCCATCGCTGTTGCCGCCCCCCAACCAAAAGCGGCTACAAAAATAAAGCGTCCATCTGGATCATACTGCGTTGTTGGATTGCCACGGACATACCCATACGTATTCAACCCAC
Above is a window of Chitinivorax sp. B DNA encoding:
- a CDS encoding RHS repeat-associated core domain-containing protein is translated as TPIAVVRPNSSDPSKPLIYHVYADHLNTPRAIYDAFNKRLTWRWESEAFGNTLPDQDADKNGSQFVYNLRFPGQYWDNGIKLSHNWYRTYNPETGRYVQSDPIGLQGGLNTYGYVRGNPTTQYDPDGRFIFVAAFGWGAATAMADMAVAGAATWWWQNQVLPDAYSGPMAAVAPTSPPRTLSPTESVQKDNEYNEYKDNCNNNNRPPDYSNWSDCKKVLFDLNEAKACAKKRQDWDNKWAGTYDPVTGMVAKAHPTSIAEALNRVSKLSKEILKRCAPNCK